Proteins encoded together in one Roseibacterium elongatum DSM 19469 window:
- a CDS encoding amino acid ABC transporter ATP-binding protein — translation MTDATAQARDIDRSQMTVSDEVAIEIRNMNKWYGTFHVLRDIDLTVNRGERIVICGPSGSGKSTLIRCINALEEHQQGRITVDGTLLSNDLKNIDKIRSEVGMVFQHFNLFPHLTIMENCTLAPIWVRKTPKREAEEVAMHFLEKVKIPEQADKYPGQLSGGQQQRVAIARSLCMKPRIMLFDEPTSALDPEMIKEVLDTMIQLAEEGMTMLCVTHEMGFARQVANRVIFMDAGQIVEQNEPEEFFNNPQSDRTKLFLSQILGH, via the coding sequence CGCACAAGCCCGCGATATCGATCGCTCGCAGATGACCGTCTCGGACGAGGTCGCCATCGAGATCCGCAACATGAACAAGTGGTATGGCACCTTTCACGTGCTGCGCGACATCGACCTGACGGTGAACCGGGGCGAACGCATCGTGATCTGCGGCCCCTCGGGGTCGGGCAAATCCACGCTGATCCGGTGCATCAACGCGCTGGAAGAGCATCAGCAGGGCCGGATCACCGTCGATGGCACGCTTCTGTCCAACGACCTCAAGAACATCGACAAGATCCGCTCCGAGGTCGGGATGGTGTTCCAGCACTTCAACCTGTTCCCGCATCTGACGATCATGGAAAACTGCACGCTGGCCCCGATCTGGGTGCGCAAGACGCCCAAGAGAGAGGCCGAGGAAGTGGCGATGCATTTCCTGGAAAAGGTGAAGATCCCCGAACAGGCCGACAAATACCCCGGCCAGCTCTCGGGCGGTCAGCAGCAACGTGTCGCCATCGCGCGCAGCCTGTGCATGAAGCCGCGCATCATGCTCTTCGACGAGCCGACCTCGGCGCTGGACCCCGAGATGATCAAGGAGGTGCTCGACACCATGATCCAGCTCGCCGAGGAAGGCATGACCATGCTCTGCGTGACGCATGAGATGGGCTTTGCCCGGCAGGTGGCCAACCGGGTGATCTTCATGGATGCGGGCCAGATCGTCGAACAGAACGAGCCCGAAGAGTTTTTCAACAATCCGCAAAGCGACCGGACAAAGCTGTTCCTCAGCCAGATCCTCGGGCACTGA
- a CDS encoding aminotransferase class I/II-fold pyridoxal phosphate-dependent enzyme, translating to MINFASCSYLGLETDPRLKAGAIAATERYGTQFSASRAFVAAPPYAEVEDALRRITGRPTLLAPSTSLAHQAVLPVLVDRDDLVLVDRQSHASVQITTEILSARGARVQTVPHNDVAAIERKLSQAPDGTRVWLLIDGIYSMFGDMAPFDALDDLLARFSGLHLYVDDAHATGWMGRHGRGAALERWPDHPRVIVALSLNKCFACAGGALALADDAQAQRVRYQGAALMFSGPVQPPMLGAIGASAALHLSRDLAGLQSELMARIRHFNRQAARAGLTVMSEAETPMRYIRIGDTTQTIRAGMALQQAGFFVSTVGHPAVPHRDTGVRLSLTRHHRMADIDAVIGALAAHMGESQATAAQ from the coding sequence GGCCTTTGTCGCCGCGCCGCCCTATGCCGAGGTCGAGGACGCGCTACGCCGGATCACCGGGCGCCCCACCCTGCTTGCGCCGTCGACATCGCTTGCCCATCAGGCGGTGCTGCCGGTTCTGGTGGATCGCGACGATCTGGTGCTGGTCGACCGCCAGAGCCACGCCTCGGTGCAGATCACGACCGAGATCCTGTCGGCGCGGGGGGCGCGTGTGCAGACGGTCCCGCATAACGATGTCGCGGCCATCGAACGCAAGCTGTCGCAGGCCCCGGACGGCACGCGGGTCTGGCTATTGATCGACGGAATCTATTCGATGTTCGGCGACATGGCCCCGTTCGACGCGCTCGACGATCTGCTGGCGCGGTTTTCGGGCCTGCATCTGTATGTTGACGACGCCCATGCCACCGGATGGATGGGCCGCCACGGGCGCGGTGCGGCGCTGGAGCGTTGGCCCGACCATCCCCGTGTGATCGTGGCCTTGTCCCTGAACAAGTGCTTTGCCTGCGCGGGCGGGGCCCTGGCGCTGGCCGACGACGCGCAGGCGCAGCGCGTGCGCTACCAGGGGGCGGCGTTGATGTTTTCCGGCCCGGTGCAACCGCCCATGCTGGGGGCGATCGGGGCCTCGGCCGCGCTGCATCTGTCGCGCGACCTGGCCGGCCTGCAATCGGAGTTGATGGCGCGCATCCGGCATTTCAACCGCCAGGCGGCGCGCGCGGGGCTGACCGTGATGTCGGAGGCCGAAACGCCGATGCGCTACATCAGGATCGGCGACACCACGCAGACCATTCGCGCCGGGATGGCCCTGCAACAGGCCGGGTTCTTTGTCAGCACGGTGGGCCATCCCGCCGTGCCGCATCGCGACACCGGAGTGCGCCTTTCCCTGACGCGGCATCACCGGATGGCCGATATCGACGCCGTGATCGGCGCGCTGGCCGCCCATATGGGCGAGTCGCAGGCCACAGCGGCGCAGTGA